The Shinella zoogloeoides genome includes a region encoding these proteins:
- a CDS encoding MFS transporter, with translation MIAAHQRPYLAFFLLAIATGAFMARIPDLQTRLAVNKAELGMTLIGLAIGSLISLSASAPIIARLGSKRTFSIAIPAIGLLLALTPVLPGAGAVFGCLFLTGLFTGTLELALNIEIGRIEAQKGVSIMNRSHGFWSVGFFVTAVTASFIRQAEIPMTTHMIVMATIVVLLSLVVVKGMENATIPKVVEEQKAPLIAFPTLSLMPLCIIGISACLVEGAGLDWSAIYMRDVFKSEPFIGGSGLTLFAFFMALARVTIDPVVDRFGARVVAQTLLTVAAIGLAIVWLSPHEYAALAGFAMMGGGCSAVYPMALSAAAQRTDRASAVNVAAVGQMAFVVFFLAPPLLGFVAEAWGMRMLYAICLPLILVAIFASGALNVRRAAKPAISAVSHETAL, from the coding sequence ATGATCGCAGCTCACCAAAGGCCATATCTGGCGTTTTTCCTGCTTGCTATTGCGACCGGCGCGTTCATGGCGCGAATTCCAGACCTGCAGACAAGGCTCGCGGTCAACAAGGCCGAACTGGGCATGACCTTGATCGGGCTTGCCATAGGCTCGCTGATTTCTCTTTCGGCCTCTGCTCCCATCATTGCCCGCCTCGGCAGCAAGCGGACATTTTCAATCGCGATCCCCGCGATCGGCCTCCTGCTCGCATTGACGCCGGTGCTGCCAGGCGCAGGTGCCGTGTTTGGCTGTCTCTTCCTGACCGGTCTCTTTACGGGAACGCTTGAGCTTGCGCTGAACATCGAGATTGGGCGGATCGAGGCTCAGAAGGGTGTCAGCATCATGAACCGGTCGCACGGCTTCTGGAGTGTCGGTTTCTTCGTCACCGCTGTCACGGCCTCCTTCATCCGGCAGGCTGAAATACCGATGACAACGCACATGATCGTCATGGCGACGATCGTCGTTTTGTTGTCCCTCGTCGTTGTCAAAGGGATGGAAAACGCAACCATCCCAAAGGTTGTCGAGGAGCAGAAAGCGCCCTTGATCGCCTTTCCCACGCTTTCGCTTATGCCATTGTGCATCATCGGCATCTCGGCATGTCTCGTGGAGGGCGCGGGTCTGGACTGGTCGGCGATCTATATGCGGGACGTTTTCAAATCTGAACCGTTTATTGGCGGATCTGGCTTGACGCTGTTCGCATTTTTCATGGCGCTGGCCCGCGTTACGATCGATCCCGTGGTGGATCGATTTGGAGCACGCGTCGTCGCACAAACCCTCCTCACGGTCGCAGCGATCGGCCTGGCAATCGTTTGGCTCTCCCCGCATGAATACGCCGCCTTGGCTGGCTTCGCGATGATGGGCGGCGGATGCAGCGCAGTCTATCCGATGGCGCTCTCTGCGGCGGCGCAAAGGACTGACAGGGCGTCGGCAGTTAACGTGGCCGCGGTCGGGCAGATGGCTTTCGTCGTGTTTTTCCTTGCGCCGCCTCTGCTCGGGTTCGTCGCCGAGGCTTGGGGTATGAGAATGTTATACGCCATATGCCTGCCCCTCATTCTCGTGGCCATTTTCGCCAGCGGTGCGCTGAACGTCCGGCGGGCGGCTAAGCCGGCGATCAGCGCGGTCAGTCACGAAACGGCTCTCTAG
- a CDS encoding HAD family hydrolase: protein MPYLDRFKTIIFDFDGVILDSARLKTAAFAQVYSCEDPEKVAEVVEYQEQNGGIGRRQKFEYFEREVFGRPGDEATVENLCDRFAEIIDEGMLNCAFIPGAEALLARLENEIPMHVVSGMPEDDLRLVIERRGLSRYFRTVSGSPKSKYAEFRNVMRLESAEAVECLAVGDSPTEFHAARKIGIPFLAIVAPDVVDLFPADVQKAPDLIGFERAARLAR, encoded by the coding sequence ATGCCTTATCTCGACCGCTTCAAGACCATCATCTTCGACTTCGACGGTGTCATTCTTGATTCCGCACGCTTGAAGACCGCGGCCTTTGCGCAGGTATACAGCTGCGAAGACCCGGAAAAGGTCGCTGAAGTCGTCGAGTACCAGGAACAGAATGGCGGAATTGGCCGACGTCAAAAGTTCGAGTATTTCGAGCGCGAGGTGTTCGGCCGACCCGGCGATGAGGCGACAGTTGAAAATCTCTGTGACCGTTTCGCGGAAATCATCGATGAGGGCATGCTCAATTGCGCGTTTATCCCCGGCGCCGAGGCTCTTCTTGCCCGTCTTGAAAACGAAATTCCGATGCACGTCGTTTCAGGAATGCCGGAGGATGATCTCAGGCTGGTAATCGAACGGCGCGGGTTGTCGCGGTATTTCCGGACCGTATCGGGTTCGCCCAAGTCGAAATATGCCGAGTTTCGGAACGTGATGCGGCTGGAGAGCGCCGAAGCCGTGGAGTGTCTGGCGGTCGGGGATTCACCCACCGAGTTTCACGCGGCCCGTAAGATCGGCATCCCGTTTCTGGCGATCGTCGCACCCGATGTGGTTGACCTTTTCCCCGCCGATGTGCAGAAGGCCCCCGATCTCATCGGGTTCGAACGCGCCGCTCGACTGGCGCGGTGA